The genomic region CCGGGGGAAGCAGAAGGTGCTACAGGAGATTATACCCAACTGTAACaaggtgtatatatatgtatatatcatgGCTTCTTTCTTCCCCTTGCCGCTTAATATATATTGATGTTAAATTAGCTTCGATCGATCTAGAGATGGTACCCACAAAActatttgtttgtatatatataacttCACTTATCCGACTTCTGACATAGGTGCCACCCCACTGTGATTTGTTGTGATGGCTGTTATTGAGAATGAGTCTCATATTGATGGAATAAAGGATCTTGTATGGGCTTATAAGAAGTTGGGCTACttctcatattgtcaattggttttatgatggaaccccaactttcttcatagtatTAGAGCAGATTGTCACACGTATGAAGCCAAACACCAcgatttagtttttttcttctttggtaACAACTATTATCTGTTATGAGTAGAAAATAAACACCTTAATCAACAgtaattaagtaataattcaatcatcaataaacacatcatttggtttaacaatttagtctacctagcattacctatagattaaatttctaaatcaaatttgcaaatctgTTATGACTAGAAAATAAACACTTTAATCAACAgtaattaagtaataattcaatcatcaataaacacatcatttggtttaacaatttagtctacctagcattaccctttaattaatttgtagactgtttatatattacatatatatatatatatgtatgtatttaataatccaaaaatattaaaaaattcggaaaaaaaagggttaattaTACCAAATTTCGTGGAAGTCTCAGATTCGCTTTCCACTAATCATAAGTTCAATAAGGCCAAAGAGCTTCAACGCTTAAGCTAGCAAAGTATTTTTAGTATGCAATCTGGACAGTGTTAGTAGTAATTAATACGATGAGTGATTTGTAATTAGCAATTACTTGTAAAAAAAGAGTTTATGGTTTCGTGGAAATTAATTTTCCAGAAATTAAGATGATCTTCAAGAATCCGGCTTAGATGGGTAACTAAACATAATTAAACATCTAATTAATCACACCAAATTAAGCTAATCTAAATAGACCTAGCAGATTGCTGACTCGTGTATTCATCATCTCTAACATTAAGCTGTTGAGTCTGTTGACTATGCAAGGTGCTGATTAAGATGAACAAGCTAGCTGAGACTGACTGATGATCTTCTTGTATATTATTTTCCTTTGTTCATCTGTGCcttgaattatttatttaaaacttTCAAGGCTACTGAATCAAAGATACTGCTTTTCCAGTTTTAGACAGACCAAGCTTCAATGCTGGACGATGcgattaaatatatcaaatcCTTGCAGCTTCAAGTACAAGTATGTCCTGACATCTCTCTGCCTCtttcttttcaattaaaattttaattgccTTAATCAAAATGTTGTTATAAACATCAGATGATGTCCATGGGTGGAGGAGCTGTGTACCAGACTCCAAATTTATCATTTGCTGGGATTCAAGGCACGCAAATGTCCCAATTTAAGCCGTATTTGCCCATGGGACCGGGACTGGGAACGAGCAATGCGTATGAAATTGGGATGGGATTGGGAATGACAATGGGAATGACTAATATGTGTTATACAATAGGCCTTCCAACCATGTCAGTTCACTCAGCAACTGCAGCGTTGCCACTGATGTCTGGACCGGGAGTTCTACCCGTTAATCCTCAAGTGCAAATGCAAATTCCATTCCTTGCTTCGCAAGTAATGCCTAGCACAACCGCGGCTACATCAAATATGGTTCAGCCACGATTTGCTACAAATTTCTCCCGCATATTCAATTATGCTAACCAAGCTGGAGAGTCTAGTTCACCAAACACAGCTAGTGACAACGAGAAAGTGCCATTTATAAACCAGGTGCATTTTCTGTCCCCTTATTCTCCGTTTCATTATGTTGAAAGTTGTTTGCACATTGTCTTATTCCATCGTTAATTTCGCTTTTGATTACGAGAGAGTACTTTTCAATCTTTGTAGAAATCTAAGGTGATGGCTAGTCATGTGGTGACATCCACATCAAATTAGTGACAACAAAGTAGCAGACAGTCACTAAAATGAAGCAGGTTACCaaggttttcttttcttctttatatatatatatatatatatagttgctAGAGTACTGATGATGTTCCATGCCAAAGTACTTATAAAAATTTGTTCGAGATTATTGACTCTGAGTCAAATTTATTCAGGTACTAATGATTTTATGATTTGACGAACTACTATATCTAACTTATTCTTCTCTCGCTTCTCGCCTCGGAATCTTGTTAAGAAACAATCGGTACAAGTCCTTCACATCTTGGATGCGTTTGGCAGCAAATGTATCCAGATGAGCACCATATCGCTCATACAAAGCTGGCACTGTTCCTACAAACACAATGACTTCATACCGATAACACAGAAAACGATCAATTAGTCTCAAAcaagattattaatcaaacttTAAAACTATCGATCTGCAATAATGTATTGTGTGTGTATTGTATTTGTGTTGGTCTGGTCGGAGATCTCACTCGTATATAAAAGGTTCAGAAGGCTGATATGATATCCGATAACCGACAAtatccatagacaagccattgCCTGCATGTATATTGAACACTTCACAATGTCAAAATCCTTAGAGAAAGGTCACTGGTCAGGGTACGTAAAATGTCGAAATCAAGTAAGATTACGTACCAAAAATAGGAGTTTCAAGTCTTTTCCAGATGAAATTTCCAAAACGTTGAGGAAGAACAGGTTAAATGTTTCGAACAAGTATCTACAAGTCGATTCCGATGAGAGTTTAATGTCATCCAAATGAGGTGGAACAAAACCAAACCTAACAAGGAATTACGATGAATAACGTTATACAAACAGAAACTAAGAACCAGAAAACGGATTAGATACTGATGTTAATTTAGTGGACAgattatattattaaaaaacaGATTACCGAGCGATTAGTCTCGCTCCTCCTTGCTGCAAGAAGAAAATACCAAGCATGGTGATCGTGAGGGTGTTACAAAGAATAGTAAGAAACTGGTATTCTAGTACTTCTAAAAAAATCCATATGCCTGTGAGCGCGCTTAAGATTAAGGCAGATATTATCTTGTTCTTCCATAATAATATGTTAGCCACTGCAAAAATCAAATTCAAGtaacgaaatagttatcaaatagGTCCTAAATGGTTACGTTGCAAATGAAATTACAGAAGTTTACCTTTTCCTCCCCCAAGAATGGCACGAATATGAGACATGGTTGTGTTCAATGTGACAATGTTAATTACAACTAATTTTCTGCTAGGCCTACATCTATAAGCTTATTtataaaaaggaagaaattaagGAATGGGCAATTGGCATGGCTCAGAAAATTGGTTCTTCCTCGCATGCCTATTTCAAATTAATGCTTATATGTATTAATAAAAATCTTCATGCAGGCACAAAATCTTACATTTACGTGCAAGGAATGTTAAATGTCGATTAATGATTTTGTATGTCACagttttttgaattaaaaagtTGAACATTAATATGGATTAGGGCATTCCTACCGTAGTTTATTTGCAATAATTCAatttattagcactttaaaatagTCATGTTGCGTTAACCGGTTATGAGAAAAAGGTTAAAAACAGTGAAGCGAGGAATGAGATGACTGGTTTTTAGGGTTAAATTCTAATAGCATTTGATTTTCCTAAGAAGAAAAACTATGAAACTCTTGTTTGGTCACAGAAACTATGAAACTATCCAGGAAAAACGAAAGGGTACGGCTATGTACTCAACTTAACTGGGCCTTGCCATTTGTTTGGACCTTTCTTCTCCAACGATAGAGGACCAATCTTTCGACTTAGTTATTTTTGTTGGTCCAATTTTTGGATTTCAagacaggaaaaaaaaacatcataTTTCTAGCAGTTTAACTTTAAAGATGTCATGTCACCCTGCAATTTCTtttgtataaaattaaattaaagtgcGTGAAGATCTTTTTATAATAccaatttattttacaaaagtGAAAACAGATAAGAAAGTTAATCGTAATTTACTCGTGGGTTATGTGATTGGACCACATTGGTTATAATTACAAGGGGTGCAGAGGATATGAACACGTTGATCACCGATAAGCATGCTCCAACTATCATCATTAGTGCTCTtatagagagatttttcaatatttataaaaCACAGAATGATATGTCATATGTTATTAACAAGTAAtgagaatgtttttttttttttcataagtctgtcattttatataataacatataacatatttattcatattctaaatacactgaaaaatctatcGCACATAAGGCATGCATAAATTCATATAATCTTGAAATCATTTTGGATCCAAAAATCCTTTGACCATTGACCAGTACCTCTGTTGAACATATTTCACATGTACGATTTTTCGGTGTTGGGCTAATCATCATTACAACGCGAGTGTAAAAGTAAAAGTAGGGAATTtcgctttaataaaaaaaattagggggAGATTGGTCGTGATCGAAGTAAAATGCAGTATAACTTTATATTGacatataaaactaaaatatatgtTGACACATTTTGTTTGTGGATTTGATCTTTAATatgaagttttagttttgtgtgcGTAAATAACATAAACTTGTACATGTGAGTTATATAGACAAGTCGCAAGTCGTTTTGcactttttcacctataaaattGTAAGGAGAAGAGTAGTGTACTACTACTAGTGTATGATAACGTTGTTGAAGATCGACAACTAATTGGAAaagggatcatctccggatccctttTTCTTAATTCACTAAGTTCGGAgatccggaccattgaaatttgatccaacagttaaagttatcataacttttaaagtgaacccttgtttgtaaccgttggatcaaatttcaacggctcgGATCCCCAGACTtaatggattaggaggaagggatccggagaggatccctttcgaACTAATTGTACTAATCACTATCCCTGGCCACTCTTCTATAAATTGGCAAGAGATGGAACTAGAGCTTCACCTGCACTGCACCAAAATTTATACAGTAGGCAACATACATTGCTTCAACTTAAGCTTGAAGATGATGAGATCAATGTCTTACTATAACGTTGGAATATTGTGTCTTGTAGTTTTTCTTGTTGCGGTCAGTGAAACCCAGGTGGGTGAGGCAGCCGTGACTTGTAACCCAATGGAGCTAGCCCCATGCGCCGCCGCAATCATGTCCTCGAACTCTCCCACCGCCGTGTGTTGCGGCAAACTCAAGGAGCAGAGCCCTTGCCTCTGCCAGTATGTGAAGAACCCCAACCTCCAGAAGCTTGTCAACTCCCCAAACGCCAAGAAGGTCGCCGACACTTGTGGTTCCCCATTCCCCACATGCTAAGCTTGATTAGCCTTTAATCTCAGCTCCCACTTTCTTATTTATCGTCTTAATTATCAGCCGCTAATAACTAATAGTAGTGGCGTTTTCGTGCTTGTGGGAGATGGATTTATCATGAATTTCAAAGTTGTTTGTGTGGAAGCCTTGAACTTGAAGGTATATTAATGAAGCTTTTTACTAAGTTTTTTTACGTAGGCCTACAGTTCAATCCATCTTTAGCGTTACATTTCACTCCAGCATAAATGTCCAGCTCATTGAGCTCAAGAAACTTGAtctaattttcttaaaaaagaaaCTTAATGGATccgttgattaaaaaaaaaataaaaaaaacattcgGATTGTTCGTGGATTTGTtgataaaagtaaaaaattcaattcatttaaATAGGTCGGCAATAAGGCTAGCATTGCATTATGGCGACCGTTGTATGCCACTAAAGCtgaagggaaaattttataagatGATAATAAAGTCAGTAATGCTTTATGGCACGAAATGTTGAGTGTTCAAGCATCAACAGTGCAAAAAATGAGTATAGTGGAGATAAGAATGCTTTGTtagatgtgtgggcacacgagaaaagACAGGATTAAGAATTCGAATATCTGAGGTAAAATGGGAGTGGTTGCAATTAAatataagatgagagaaaatcggttacgaTGGTTTGGACAAGTGAAACAGAGACCTAAGATGCTAAAAAATGCAATTATAAGACAAAGGCTCAAGGAAAAATAGGTTAAGAGCAAAAGAGGTAGAGGAaacctaggaagacttggaaatagACTTTAAGCAAAGACAGAGTATTTGGAGCTAATGGAAGACTTGGCACAAAACCGAGTGCGGTGGCGTTTTAGGATTCATCGCCAACCGCACTTAATCAGAtaagattttgttgttgttgttgttgtatttaAATAGCACCATTGATGCCAATTAGTATTGttgtctagtgatatttctcttcacttgtatgtGAAAAGTTATATTCAATTTTCGCGAAAAGCAAATtcgaaccaaattattattagtAGCCTACCCATCCTCTTGTACTCGAGTTTGaaactttcaattttctttttgcaGCACATCACAATAGAGAGATGATAAATTTTTAAGTACCTAATCGATATCTGATAATAATGTCGTTCACTTTTTATCGATACGTTGTTAgatatttgttattgattagTTTAACAATTGAAATTTAGTCTATCATCATTTTTTACAATTACTTAACAAAACAACGAGTCCCCTAGAGTTAGTTCCTCTccgactaaatttttttttgggtgctgTTGCCTGATCCAGAGAACCAATGTCAAACATAGATATGTATAATACCAAAACACAACACACATAAGTCAAGAAATATGGGAAATCAAGCAACCAGCAAAAGTTGGGGAATATATATGACTGGGGAATTACTTCCACTTCTAACATATGTATGATGACATAGCATATACAAGTCTTTAGCTCATGTCATATTTGCTCCATCCATTTCTTTCCCCTCGATCGACAAAAGCCACCAAAACTGCAGAACTAATAGCGGAATTATACCTTCTGAAATGCACTGgcttgttgttgctgctgctcaTGCTGCCCGTAGTTAGAACTGCTCATGTCAAGGCCTTCATTTCGGTGCTTCTCCCATCCCCCAGTATCAGCTTTGGAATGTGCCCAGTAGTAAAGACTTGACCCTGCCAGTGACAACAGCGTAAGAGCAGCGCTGGCGGCAAACACCCCTTTGCGTAGAGTAGCACAGGACAAGTCATCTGCATTAAAGATCCCCCGGTACTTGGTGTGGTATGCATTCTTTGCCGACCCAGCCAACAAGCACGCCTCCGCTCCCAAAAAGGTTGTCCTGATTAAttcacagttcggaagcttcaGATTTTGGTTTAGCAAAATGAAGCAAATGGGATTGCAATTTACACAAACACAATACTAGAGTAGAGAACTACATTCACTCATGGATCAAGCACAGTACACTAACAATGCAACGACAAAGCCTTATCTCACTAAACAAAGCCGCCTGTATGAATCTTAGTTATCTCCAAATCAGATTCCAGGAAAATACAAACAATTAAACGTAAATGTCAATGTGTAACAACTCAACAAGCAAGCAATTAGATCATCCAAAGGAACACTATACCAACCAAGTGACCAAGTCAATAAGTTACTTTGACTATTTCTAAGATATGGAACGATTAAGACCGTTGATCAAATAATTAaaccaagattaagaaattaaaaatggtTAAGGAGAGGGGGATAAAATGGGTAAAATCACcaggagaagacgaagaagaagacggTCCAAGTGGTGGACGAGCCAGTgactagacctttgccgc from Pyrus communis chromosome 4, drPyrComm1.1, whole genome shotgun sequence harbors:
- the LOC137731993 gene encoding uncharacterized protein encodes the protein MAVSIPIVAIVTSLHLIAFIFAVGAERRRSTAKIVPDEYDERTYCVYGTDASTVYGLAACGLLLVSQAVLNGVTRCLCCGKGLVTGSSTTWTVFFFVFSWTTFLGAEACLLAGSAKNAYHTKYRGIFNADDLSCATLRKGVFAASAALTLLSLAGSSLYYWAHSKADTGGWEKHRNEGLDMSSSNYGQHEQQQQQASAFQKV